GGTTACCGGAGATGTGCCGCCTTTTTTGGCAGCCCCGGCCGATTTAATAGCATCGGTGATCAAACCGTCGCGGATATTACCTGGCGATGGGTTGGCATAAAAGCCCGATCCATCTGCCTCGGCGCGGGCGTTGTATGTAGTCATTAACTGCATAAAACGGTTGGCGGTTTCCACATCGGCACAGCGGTCGCTCAATTCCTGTTCTACCCCGCAAAGCTCTGGAAATTCGGCCAGGATTACCGAGCCACCCATAGTAACCAGCAAATCTGATACATAACCCAAAGCCGGGTTTGCCGAAATGCCCGAAAAACCATCAGAACCACCACACTCCATACCGATGCATAGCTTTGATAACGGCGCAGGCCGGCGTTGAGTTTGGTTAGCCTGTACCAGGCCGGCAAAAGTTTGTTTAAGGGCTTGTTTAAGCAATTCGCTTTCGGTGCCTACCTTTTGCTGCTCCAATACTACCATTGGTTTATTAAAAGCAGGATCGCGTTTGGTAATCTCGGCCTGCAAAATGCTTACCTGCGCATGCTGACAACCAAGGCTCAGCACCGTTGCCCCGGCAACGTTTGGATGAGTGATGTAACCGGCAATCAATCCACATAAAGCATCCGAATCATCCTTGGTGCCACCACAACCCATACTGTGGTTCAGAAATTTGATACCATCTATATTTTTAAACAGGCGTTTTGAGTTTGGTTTATCAGCGCTTAGTTGAATATCGGCATTCAAAATCTCTTCAACAGATTTACCTGCCTGGTAAAGCTCCATGAGCTGCTCCACATCGCCTTCATAGCTTTTAGCTTTTTTATAGCCAAGCTTATCAACTAACGCCTCTTTTAAAACCTGGATGTTCCGGTTTTCGCAAAATACCAGCGGTACAACTATCCAGTAATTTGCAGTTCCTACAGATCCATCGGTACGGTGATAACCGTTAAATGTTTTGCCCGCAAAATTTGCGGTATCGGGCTGGTGCCAGTTAAGCTTACGCTCGCCTAAGTGAAAGCCTTCCGATGCATGGTGTACATTGGCCGTAGTAAGCAAACTGCCCTTAGGTATAGTTACTGTGGCCTTACCTACTAATACGCCGTACATATAAATTTCGGCATCTTGTGCCAATTCATTAATAGCAAATTTGTGTTTGGCCGCCACACGATCAACCAATGGAAAGCTTTCGCCCTCAAAATTAATTATTGTGCCGGCTTCGAGGTTTTGAAGCGCTACCAGCACATTATCATGTGGATGAATTCTTAAAAATGTTTCTTTTTGCGACATATTTTTTATTCATGGATCATGGATCATAGTTCATAGTTCCCGGCAGCTTTTTTTTTCACCATGAACCATTAACTATCAACCATGAACTTTTAATTAAGCGACAACTCAATAACCGGTATCTCATAAGGTGGCTTAGCCGGCATGGTAACCTCCAGATCATCAGACCCAGACGGTTTGCATAACAACTCTGAATGATCATTTAAAAACTGCGCGTACTTAATTTTACCGGCGTAACCAGGCAGTATCAGCTTGCCCCCGGGATAATCAAACAATTGTACATATAGTTTCTTTGTTGTCTTATTGTAAGTAAGTTTTGTTCCCTCGGGTATTTTATAAGTATCCGGGGCGTAAGTACAGTTGTAAATTGATTTATCGTTGGCATGCATCCAGTGTGCCAAACTATCCAGCGCATTTGTGGCGCGGTAATCAAACTCGCCGCGGGCTGTTGGGCCTACGTTAAGGATAAGGTTACCGCCATTACTTACCGATGTTATCAGCAAATCCAATAACTGGCGGTGGGTTTTCCATGTATTTTCATCGCGATAGTATCCCCATGAGCCCGAAAATGTTTGGCAGGTTTCCCATGTTTTGCCACGGTATTTGGCCAGTTCGGCTGTACTTACCTGTTCCGGTGTTTCAAAATCGGCGCCATCTTTATATTCTTCCAGGTTAAGGCGGTTATCTACTATAATGCCGGGTTGCAATTTCCTGATCAGTTTTAGCAGTTCAACAGATCCCCACTCGTCTTTACCCTTGCCATGCCCATCACCACGTGGGAAAGAAAAATCGAGCCAAAGGATATCAATTTTACCATAGTTGGTTAGCAACTCTGTTATCTGGTTGCGCATATATTGGCGGTATTTGGCCATATCGCGGTTTTTATTCAGTTTGGCATAACTGGCGTCGCTTTTATCTTTTGGCGATTGCGGGTGAATTTCATCAATAGTATAATCGGGGTGGTGCCAATCTAACAACGAATAATAGAAGCCAACTTTAAGCCCCTGTGCGCGGAAAGCGTTTACATACTCGCGTACCAAATCGCGTTTGGCCTGGGTATTAGGCGCTTTATAATCGGTATATTTTGAATCGAAAAGACAAAACCCTTCATGATGTTTAGTGGTGAGTACCGCGTACTTCATACCGGCAGCTTTGGCCTGTTTAGCCCATTTCTGAGGGTCAAAATAATCGGGGTTAAACTGGTCGAAATATTTCTGATAGCCGGCGTTGTCAATCTTCTCGTTATGCTTTACCCATTCGTGCCTTGCCGCGCCCGAGTATAATCCCCAGTGAATAAACATGCCAAAGCGACTGTCTTTCCACCATTCCATCCGTTTTTCTTTTTGGGCATCCGTTTCGGTGCCAATTGTTTTTTGTTGTGCCGAAGCCGATAAAACGGCTACCAACATCACCAGCATAGATAATTGAAGTTTTTTGAACATGAGGTTTATAATTTAGTTGACAGGTTATTTATAGCTGAAATATTTTATCCATTAAAACCCATTTTTCGCCTTTTTGGGCACCTTTAACAGCCTGCTGATATTTCCACATCAGGTTTTCCCATTCCAGCACTTTTGGATTAGCAGCATCGGCAGCCGACTTTTTTTCGAAACTGAAAGTATCGTCGGTTTCCATGATCATAAACAGGCGCACATCAAAACGGTAAATTTCCATGTTGGTGATGCCGTAATCGGTAATACTTTGATGAATCTCGGGCCAGATAGCCTGGTGGTATTTTTCGTATTCGGCAATCAGCTTGGCATCGTCAACCAAATCAAGCGTTAAACAATAGCGGTGGGCCATAAATAGATTTAAAAAGTAGTATATCGGTTATACAAAGAAATAAAGTTTACAGGTAAATAGTTGGTATAAAATGGTTAAAACATTCAGCTTTTTTGGCATATACAGAGCAGCCCCCTCTCTAAATCCGGTACGGGAGATTTTACCTGACTATTTGTTAAAATCCTATCTAATGGGAAGGATTTAGCCGGAGTTTAATCATTACGCTGTTCTTACCATGCATTCAGTCCTTTGTGGCAAGGGGAGAGATAGCTAAAAAAAGACGAAGATCAAAAGTCTCCCTACCGGGG
The genomic region above belongs to Mucilaginibacter sp. KACC 22773 and contains:
- a CDS encoding UxaA family hydrolase: MSQKETFLRIHPHDNVLVALQNLEAGTIINFEGESFPLVDRVAAKHKFAINELAQDAEIYMYGVLVGKATVTIPKGSLLTTANVHHASEGFHLGERKLNWHQPDTANFAGKTFNGYHRTDGSVGTANYWIVVPLVFCENRNIQVLKEALVDKLGYKKAKSYEGDVEQLMELYQAGKSVEEILNADIQLSADKPNSKRLFKNIDGIKFLNHSMGCGGTKDDSDALCGLIAGYITHPNVAGATVLSLGCQHAQVSILQAEITKRDPAFNKPMVVLEQQKVGTESELLKQALKQTFAGLVQANQTQRRPAPLSKLCIGMECGGSDGFSGISANPALGYVSDLLVTMGGSVILAEFPELCGVEQELSDRCADVETANRFMQLMTTYNARAEADGSGFYANPSPGNIRDGLITDAIKSAGAAKKGGTSPVTAVLDYPEKVTRPGLNLLCTPGSDVESTTAEVGSGANIVLFTTGLGTPTGNPITPVIKLSTNTVMFERMPDIIDINCGTIIEGEETIQQAGERILNYVIQVANGEIEPKSVKLGQDDFIPWKRGVSL
- a CDS encoding alpha-L-fucosidase encodes the protein MFKKLQLSMLVMLVAVLSASAQQKTIGTETDAQKEKRMEWWKDSRFGMFIHWGLYSGAARHEWVKHNEKIDNAGYQKYFDQFNPDYFDPQKWAKQAKAAGMKYAVLTTKHHEGFCLFDSKYTDYKAPNTQAKRDLVREYVNAFRAQGLKVGFYYSLLDWHHPDYTIDEIHPQSPKDKSDASYAKLNKNRDMAKYRQYMRNQITELLTNYGKIDILWLDFSFPRGDGHGKGKDEWGSVELLKLIRKLQPGIIVDNRLNLEEYKDGADFETPEQVSTAELAKYRGKTWETCQTFSGSWGYYRDENTWKTHRQLLDLLITSVSNGGNLILNVGPTARGEFDYRATNALDSLAHWMHANDKSIYNCTYAPDTYKIPEGTKLTYNKTTKKLYVQLFDYPGGKLILPGYAGKIKYAQFLNDHSELLCKPSGSDDLEVTMPAKPPYEIPVIELSLN
- a CDS encoding L-rhamnose mutarotase is translated as MAHRYCLTLDLVDDAKLIAEYEKYHQAIWPEIHQSITDYGITNMEIYRFDVRLFMIMETDDTFSFEKKSAADAANPKVLEWENLMWKYQQAVKGAQKGEKWVLMDKIFQL